From Clostridium cylindrosporum DSM 605, one genomic window encodes:
- a CDS encoding multicopper oxidase family protein encodes MVVTPDIYSLKYTMSKGVKYFELVAEPVNQEILPGVFIKGWGYNGSIPGPTIKVYPGDYVNIRVYNHLPEATSIHWHGLDVPNVMDGVPDVEPSPRIEPGHYFDYRFKVINPPGTHMYHSHVNVVKQDMLGLLGGFVILDPGDKESHKCVDKDYLLLMQEWSLVGPKKGEKVKPGVYELNPFTNEFNMFTINGKSFPAVTPMPINYGDIVRLRFGAIQINHHPMHLHGHQFQVEKADGNPIDPNNRILKNTILVASGETWDVLFKADNPGTWPIHCHISHHIANNFTEGVGGMFSTLVYQS; translated from the coding sequence ATGGTTGTTACGCCTGATATATATTCTCTAAAATATACTATGAGTAAAGGTGTAAAATATTTTGAATTAGTAGCAGAGCCAGTGAATCAAGAAATACTTCCCGGCGTATTTATAAAGGGATGGGGATACAATGGTAGTATCCCAGGTCCGACAATTAAAGTATATCCTGGAGATTATGTTAACATAAGAGTGTACAATCATCTTCCAGAAGCTACAAGTATTCATTGGCATGGACTTGATGTTCCTAATGTTATGGATGGAGTTCCTGATGTAGAGCCTTCCCCAAGAATTGAACCAGGACATTACTTTGATTATCGTTTTAAAGTTATAAATCCCCCAGGAACTCATATGTATCATTCTCATGTTAATGTTGTTAAGCAAGATATGTTAGGTTTATTAGGTGGATTTGTAATTTTAGACCCAGGTGATAAAGAAAGCCATAAGTGTGTTGATAAGGATTACTTATTGCTAATGCAAGAGTGGAGTCTTGTTGGTCCTAAGAAGGGGGAAAAGGTAAAACCAGGAGTGTATGAACTTAACCCCTTTACCAACGAGTTTAATATGTTTACTATTAATGGAAAGAGCTTTCCTGCAGTTACTCCAATGCCAATTAATTATGGAGATATTGTACGTCTAAGATTCGGAGCTATACAGATTAATCATCATCCTATGCATCTTCATGGACATCAGTTTCAAGTAGAAAAAGCTGATGGTAATCCTATTGACCCTAACAATAGAATATTAAAAAATACAATATTAGTAGCTAGTGGAGAAACCTGGGATGTACTGTTTAAGGCAGATAATCCAGGAACTTGGCCTATTCATTGTCATATATCACATCACATTGCTAATAACTTTACAGAAGGTGTAGGGGGCATGTTCTCTACTCTAGTATACCAATCGTAA
- a CDS encoding NAD(P)/FAD-dependent oxidoreductase produces MKVAIMGAGLSGLSCAITLERLGVSPTIFEKRSMVGDRFINGEAMFSIIDRPIKDNLSYISKNYNINLNATDKVTKLFIHSQKEVASINGKIGYTNIRGRHEDSYERQLEKQIKSKINFNSTYDYEDLCKDYDYVVLATGDGEYASRLGNYKCDLTCTIKGATVQGNFITSSPHVWFNYDILPKGYTWLIPFSDNEANLSIAYPDYPDNIKLDINSMWEKFYSLVCRDLGEDLTITDNFEITRYMMGICNKPKINNTYFVGNCFGSISPGLGFGQLTSILTGVYSAYDICGIGDYEELTKHLFEDYNHSIVFRRFMENLTDEQLDFHIKNLNNNIIGMISDRLCSNSCGIDILKLSTPIMRLWNYYKSKGSI; encoded by the coding sequence GTGAAGGTTGCTATAATGGGAGCTGGTCTATCTGGACTTTCCTGTGCAATAACATTAGAGCGTCTTGGAGTTTCACCTACTATCTTTGAAAAAAGAAGTATGGTAGGAGATAGATTTATTAATGGAGAGGCAATGTTTAGCATAATCGATAGACCTATTAAGGATAACTTATCTTACATATCTAAGAATTATAATATAAACTTAAATGCCACAGATAAAGTAACTAAGTTGTTTATTCATTCTCAAAAGGAAGTTGCCTCTATTAATGGCAAAATTGGTTATACAAATATAAGAGGTAGACACGAAGACTCATATGAAAGACAGTTAGAAAAGCAGATAAAAAGTAAAATTAACTTTAACTCTACATATGACTATGAAGATTTATGTAAGGATTACGATTATGTAGTGTTGGCTACAGGAGATGGGGAATATGCATCTCGACTAGGTAATTATAAGTGTGATCTTACATGTACTATAAAGGGAGCAACAGTACAGGGGAACTTTATAACAAGTAGCCCACATGTATGGTTTAATTATGATATATTACCAAAAGGATATACATGGTTAATCCCTTTTTCTGATAATGAAGCTAATTTATCAATTGCTTACCCTGATTATCCTGATAATATAAAACTAGATATAAATAGTATGTGGGAAAAGTTTTATAGTTTAGTATGTAGGGACCTAGGTGAGGATTTAACTATAACTGATAATTTTGAAATTACAAGGTATATGATGGGTATATGTAATAAGCCTAAGATTAATAATACCTACTTTGTAGGAAATTGTTTTGGATCTATATCTCCTGGACTTGGCTTTGGACAGCTTACATCGATTTTAACAGGAGTATATTCAGCCTATGATATTTGTGGAATAGGGGACTATGAGGAACTTACTAAACATTTATTTGAGGATTATAATCATTCTATAGTTTTTAGGAGATTTATGGAGAATTTAACAGATGAGCAACTAGATTTCCATATTAAAAATTTAAATAATAATATTATAGGTATGATATCTGATAGGCTATGTAGTAACAGTTGTGGGATAGATATACTTAAGTTATCAACTCCAATAATGAGATTATGGAATTATTATAAGTCAAAGGGATCAATATAA
- a CDS encoding FUSC family protein: MKYGIGIRNLKTAIAVFLSIGASTLLSFKSPYLAAITSLLVMESSVVDTLRSGKNRIISTIFGAIIAFLLCLIKPGDLLLSSIGIVIIISVCGILNWNFSIPTSGIVFLSIMFGVTPNMDAFEYSLSAIIQTFLGISIAFIVNFLIAPPNHIASILKSYQILRDKTSELIKKRLCYNEVVDTFGFYDKIQKLSDELSTLLEEIRISKDRPLYADNIKEIILLHKHIYFHLTVLNDLDKEYCLSKENLAKLQVIYGITPDTSKCVSKEENIVFNYHVEKILDAFISLQGLPITRDE, translated from the coding sequence ATGAAATATGGAATTGGTATTAGAAATCTAAAAACCGCTATAGCTGTTTTTCTTTCTATTGGTGCATCTACTTTACTGTCATTTAAATCTCCATATCTTGCTGCCATAACCTCACTTCTTGTTATGGAGAGTAGTGTTGTAGATACACTAAGGTCAGGAAAGAATAGGATTATTTCTACTATATTCGGTGCTATTATTGCATTTTTACTATGCCTTATTAAGCCAGGGGACCTACTCCTCTCGTCTATTGGCATTGTAATTATTATATCTGTTTGTGGAATTCTAAATTGGAATTTTTCAATTCCAACATCAGGTATAGTTTTCCTATCTATAATGTTTGGGGTAACCCCTAATATGGATGCATTTGAATACAGCTTATCTGCTATAATTCAGACCTTCCTAGGTATATCCATAGCATTTATAGTAAATTTTCTTATAGCACCACCGAATCATATAGCTTCAATTCTTAAAAGCTATCAAATACTTCGAGATAAAACCTCAGAACTTATAAAGAAAAGACTTTGTTATAATGAGGTTGTAGATACATTTGGTTTTTATGACAAAATACAAAAACTTTCAGATGAACTTTCAACTTTACTTGAAGAGATAAGAATCTCTAAGGATCGTCCACTTTATGCAGACAATATAAAAGAGATAATACTTCTTCATAAGCATATATATTTTCATCTTACTGTGCTTAACGACTTAGATAAGGAATACTGTTTATCTAAGGAGAACTTAGCTAAACTTCAGGTGATATACGGAATCACTCCTGATACTAGTAAGTGTGTTTCTAAGGAGGAAAATATAGTTTTTAACTATCATGTAGAAAAGATTTTAGATGCTTTTATATCACTTCAAGGACTTCCTATAACTAGAGATGAGTAA
- the tadA gene encoding tRNA adenosine(34) deaminase TadA: protein MESYFMSVAIEEAKKAASIGEVPVGAVVVKNGEIIAKAYNMKETLMDTTAHAEILAIKKASEILKGWRLIDCEIYITLEPCVMCAGAIVQSRLNKLIFGAYDRRFGACRSLYSIPDEGKLNHKVEVVEGIMERECSSLLSQFFKTRRNHT, encoded by the coding sequence TTGGAAAGTTACTTTATGTCGGTTGCTATTGAGGAAGCTAAAAAGGCGGCTAGTATAGGTGAAGTTCCTGTAGGAGCGGTTGTAGTAAAAAATGGTGAAATCATAGCTAAAGCATATAATATGAAGGAGACTTTAATGGATACAACAGCACATGCTGAGATTCTTGCAATTAAGAAGGCATCTGAAATTCTTAAAGGTTGGAGGCTTATAGATTGTGAGATTTATATAACACTTGAGCCATGTGTAATGTGTGCAGGTGCAATAGTTCAATCAAGGTTAAATAAGCTTATATTTGGAGCCTATGATAGAAGATTTGGAGCATGCAGAAGTCTTTATAGTATTCCGGATGAGGGAAAGCTTAATCATAAAGTTGAGGTTGTTGAGGGAATCATGGAGAGGGAATGTAGCTCTTTGCTTTCACAGTTTTTTAAAACTCGAAGAAATCACACTTAA
- a CDS encoding aspartyl-phosphate phosphatase Spo0E family protein encodes MEKAVVYKVDFMRRELHKELENCTSLTDARVIVISQLLDEFIVECQKQLISKNYQGAVTMQI; translated from the coding sequence ATGGAGAAGGCAGTAGTGTATAAAGTTGACTTTATGAGAAGAGAACTACATAAAGAACTAGAAAACTGTACAAGCTTAACAGACGCCAGAGTAATTGTAATAAGTCAATTACTAGATGAATTTATAGTAGAGTGTCAGAAGCAATTGATCTCAAAAAATTATCAAGGTGCGGTTACTATGCAGATTTAG
- a CDS encoding MATE family efflux transporter: MTEKDSLQLMGTENIGKLLVKFSVPAIIGLIVNALYNIVDRIFVGQGVNILALSGITIAFPVMNVIIAFGMLVGIGATALISIRLGQGKKDEAEKILGNAISLTVILSLILTVIGIAFLEPILVLFGGKGEVLTYAKDYTLIILIGTVLNNLSFGINSIIRADGSPKMAMFTMIIGAVINAILNPIFIFGLGLGIQGSALATVISQAISTVWVLMYFRSSKSLLKIRKENLKPDFHIIRSTFAIGMSPFSMQIAASVITVILNKQLVNYGDNISVAVMGVINSIVLLLLMPIFGINQGVQPILGYNFGAKKYDRVKEALKLAIISATIISTLGYILVAVFPGVIMSTFADKSNTAVLNEFISQGTFVLRVYLCMLPIVGFQIVSSVYFQSVGKAGYSMFLSLSRQVIILLPLLIIMPTIWGLHGIFIAGPTSDFLSSLITAVLLIRDLRKLGNREEAAAS; the protein is encoded by the coding sequence ATGACGGAAAAAGATTCTCTACAGCTTATGGGAACAGAAAACATTGGTAAGCTGCTTGTTAAATTTTCTGTGCCTGCTATTATTGGCCTTATAGTCAATGCACTATATAATATTGTAGACAGAATATTCGTAGGTCAAGGTGTTAACATCTTAGCTTTATCAGGAATAACTATTGCATTTCCTGTTATGAACGTCATTATAGCCTTTGGTATGCTTGTAGGAATAGGAGCTACTGCACTAATTTCTATAAGACTTGGCCAGGGCAAAAAAGATGAGGCTGAAAAAATCCTCGGCAATGCAATTTCTCTTACTGTTATTCTTTCTCTTATACTTACAGTCATTGGTATAGCATTTCTTGAACCTATCCTTGTTCTATTTGGAGGAAAAGGTGAAGTTCTAACATACGCTAAAGACTATACACTTATTATTCTTATAGGAACAGTTCTTAACAATCTATCCTTTGGTATCAATAGTATCATACGTGCAGATGGTAGTCCTAAAATGGCAATGTTCACTATGATTATAGGAGCAGTGATTAACGCTATTTTAAATCCTATTTTCATATTTGGACTTGGCCTTGGAATTCAAGGGTCAGCTTTAGCTACAGTTATATCTCAGGCAATATCTACAGTTTGGGTTCTTATGTATTTTAGAAGCTCAAAGAGCCTACTAAAAATAAGAAAAGAAAACTTAAAACCTGATTTTCATATTATTCGTAGCACCTTTGCTATAGGAATGTCACCATTTTCTATGCAAATCGCCGCAAGCGTAATCACTGTTATACTTAACAAACAACTTGTAAACTATGGTGATAATATTTCTGTAGCGGTTATGGGTGTTATTAACTCTATAGTACTACTTCTTCTTATGCCTATTTTCGGTATCAATCAAGGGGTTCAACCAATACTTGGCTATAACTTCGGTGCTAAGAAGTATGATAGAGTTAAAGAAGCCCTTAAGCTAGCTATTATATCTGCTACCATAATATCAACTTTAGGTTATATACTTGTAGCTGTTTTCCCAGGAGTTATAATGAGCACATTCGCAGATAAATCTAATACAGCTGTGTTAAACGAGTTTATATCACAGGGAACCTTTGTACTTAGAGTATACCTATGTATGCTTCCTATTGTAGGATTCCAAATAGTAAGTTCAGTGTACTTCCAATCAGTAGGAAAAGCAGGGTATTCCATGTTCTTGTCTTTATCAAGGCAGGTTATAATATTGCTTCCTCTACTAATTATTATGCCTACTATTTGGGGATTACACGGTATATTTATAGCAGGGCCTACTTCTGATTTCCTATCTTCTCTAATAACAGCAGTGCTACTTATAAGAGATCTTAGAAAATTAGGAAATAGGGAAGAAGCTGCTGCATCTTAA